In one Streptomyces venezuelae genomic region, the following are encoded:
- a CDS encoding amidohydrolase, with translation MTEPTLVFLGAVRTGSDTDTTALAVRDGRVLALGDEARALARTADEVVDIGDGLLMAAFGDGHAHPLFGGLESFGPQIKELDSVEAIVAEVRRWARRHPEAKWIVGASYDPALAPDGEFDARWLDAAVDDRPVVLRAHDYHTVWCNTEALRRAGVTEATPEPRLGWIVRRADGGPLGTLREWHACDLVLDQVPARDEDELVEAIRRAGHAYARAGVTWVQDAWVESEMADAYLAAVRRGALSLRVDLAQRADPDRWREQREPFAATRTRVAAEGGELLTARTVKYFSDGVVEGGTAAMLAPYLDAPHSCGMPVWEPSALAEAVRAFDADGFQTHIHAIGDAGVRASLDAVESAIAANPAWDRRPVITHVQVVDPADLPRFAELGVIANFEPLWAQPDPLQTELSIPRIGAERAALQYPMGELARSGARLSFGSDWPVSSHVPLEGIQVAVTRRTFTGEPAEGWLPHQRLTVDEALTAATAGVAHQACADNRRTLTPGTPADLLLLSADPRAVDPMKIHHARVLGTWLGGRPTYREGVGDPGPGGG, from the coding sequence ATGACGGAACCGACTCTCGTCTTCCTCGGCGCGGTCCGCACCGGAAGCGACACCGACACGACGGCCCTCGCCGTCCGCGACGGCCGCGTCCTCGCGCTCGGCGACGAGGCCCGCGCCCTCGCCCGCACCGCCGACGAAGTCGTCGACATCGGCGACGGACTGCTGATGGCCGCCTTTGGAGACGGGCATGCCCATCCGCTCTTCGGCGGCCTGGAGAGCTTCGGGCCCCAGATCAAGGAGCTGGACTCCGTCGAGGCGATCGTCGCCGAAGTCCGACGGTGGGCTCGGCGGCACCCGGAGGCGAAGTGGATCGTCGGCGCCTCGTACGACCCCGCGCTCGCACCCGACGGCGAGTTCGACGCGCGCTGGCTGGACGCCGCGGTGGACGACCGGCCCGTCGTCCTGCGCGCCCACGACTACCACACCGTGTGGTGCAACACGGAGGCGCTGCGCAGGGCCGGAGTGACGGAGGCGACTCCGGAGCCGCGGCTCGGCTGGATCGTGCGCCGCGCGGACGGCGGCCCGCTCGGCACCCTGCGCGAGTGGCACGCCTGTGACCTCGTGCTCGACCAGGTGCCCGCGCGGGACGAGGACGAGCTCGTCGAGGCGATCCGCCGCGCCGGGCACGCGTACGCGCGCGCGGGCGTCACCTGGGTCCAGGACGCCTGGGTCGAGTCGGAGATGGCGGACGCGTACCTCGCCGCGGTCCGGCGCGGGGCCCTATCCCTGCGCGTGGACCTGGCGCAGCGCGCCGACCCCGACCGCTGGCGCGAGCAGCGCGAACCGTTCGCGGCGACCCGCACGCGCGTGGCGGCCGAGGGCGGGGAACTGCTCACCGCGCGGACGGTGAAGTACTTCAGCGACGGCGTCGTCGAGGGCGGTACGGCCGCCATGCTCGCGCCCTACCTGGACGCGCCGCACAGCTGCGGCATGCCGGTGTGGGAGCCGAGCGCCCTCGCCGAGGCGGTGCGGGCGTTCGATGCCGACGGCTTCCAGACGCACATCCACGCCATCGGGGACGCCGGGGTGCGTGCGTCGCTCGACGCCGTCGAGTCCGCGATCGCCGCCAACCCGGCCTGGGACCGGCGCCCGGTGATCACCCACGTCCAGGTCGTCGATCCCGCGGACCTGCCGCGCTTCGCCGAGCTCGGCGTCATCGCCAACTTCGAGCCGCTGTGGGCGCAGCCGGACCCGCTCCAGACCGAGCTGTCCATCCCGCGCATCGGCGCGGAGCGTGCCGCGCTGCAGTACCCGATGGGAGAGCTGGCGCGGAGCGGAGCCCGGCTGTCCTTCGGCAGCGACTGGCCGGTCAGCTCACACGTACCGCTTGAGGGCATCCAAGTCGCCGTCACCAGGCGCACGTTCACGGGCGAGCCCGCCGAGGGCTGGCTCCCGCACCAGCGGCTCACCGTCGACGAGGCACTGACGGCCGCGACAGCAGGAGTAGCCCACCAGGCCTGCGCCGACAACCGCCGCACCCTCACCCCGGGCACCCCGGCCGACCTGCTGCTGCTCTCCGCCGACCCCCGCGCGGTCGACCCGATGAAAATCCACCACGCGCGCGTGCTGGGCACGTGGCTGGGGGGTCGGCCCACGTATAGGGAGGGGGTGGGCGATCCGGGTCCGGGGGGCGGGTGA
- a CDS encoding 4'-phosphopantetheinyl transferase — protein sequence MATLLADVPVTVVETHDDPADAVLFPEEEAVVANAVAKRRNEFTTVRHCARTALARIGVPPAPILPGHRGAPGWPDGVVGSMTHCAGYRAAVVARAGEVTSVGIDAEPGEPLRDPDVLNLVADETERAVLASLGSRQPATPWDRLLFSAKESVYKTWFPLTGRWLGFEDARVELAPDGTFTARLLVEGPVVAGTELKGFSGRWTVRDGIAATAIVLR from the coding sequence TTGGCCACTCTGCTCGCCGACGTGCCCGTCACCGTGGTCGAGACCCACGACGACCCTGCCGACGCGGTCCTCTTCCCCGAGGAGGAGGCCGTGGTGGCGAACGCGGTGGCCAAGCGGCGCAACGAGTTCACCACGGTGCGGCACTGCGCCCGCACCGCGCTGGCCCGCATCGGCGTGCCGCCCGCCCCGATCCTGCCGGGACACCGCGGCGCCCCCGGCTGGCCGGACGGCGTCGTCGGCAGCATGACGCACTGCGCCGGGTACCGCGCGGCGGTCGTGGCCCGCGCGGGCGAGGTGACGTCCGTCGGCATCGACGCCGAGCCGGGCGAGCCGCTGCGCGACCCCGACGTCCTGAACCTGGTCGCCGACGAGACGGAGCGCGCCGTGCTGGCCTCGCTCGGCTCGCGACAGCCGGCCACACCTTGGGACCGGCTCCTGTTCAGCGCGAAGGAGTCCGTCTACAAGACGTGGTTCCCGCTGACCGGCCGCTGGCTCGGCTTCGAGGACGCGCGGGTGGAACTCGCCCCGGACGGAACGTTCACCGCCCGACTGCTGGTCGAGGGCCCCGTGGTGGCGGGCACAGAACTGAAGGGCTTCTCCGGCCGCTGGACCGTACGGGACGGGATCGCCGCGACGGCCATCGTGCTGCGCTGA
- a CDS encoding YigZ family protein produces MQDEYRTVAREGVHETEINRSRFLCALAPAATEREAQEFVARVRKEHPTASHNCFAYVIGADAAVQKASDDGEPGGTAGVPMLQMLMRRDMRYVAAVVTRYYGGVKLGAGGLIRAYGGSVGEALDALGTVTRRRFRLATVTVDHQRAGKVQNDLRAAGREVRDVRYGEAVAIEIGLPDADVEAFRGWLADATAGSAVLELGGEAYGDA; encoded by the coding sequence ATGCAGGACGAGTACCGCACAGTGGCCCGCGAGGGCGTGCACGAGACCGAGATCAACCGCTCGCGCTTCCTGTGCGCCCTGGCACCCGCGGCCACCGAGCGGGAGGCCCAGGAATTCGTCGCGCGCGTCCGCAAGGAGCACCCGACCGCCAGCCACAACTGCTTCGCATACGTCATCGGGGCCGACGCCGCCGTGCAGAAGGCGAGCGACGACGGCGAGCCCGGCGGCACCGCGGGCGTCCCGATGCTCCAGATGCTGATGCGCCGCGACATGCGCTACGTCGCCGCCGTCGTGACCCGCTACTACGGAGGGGTCAAGCTCGGCGCCGGAGGACTCATCCGCGCCTACGGAGGATCGGTCGGCGAGGCGCTCGACGCCCTCGGCACCGTCACCCGCCGCCGCTTCCGCCTCGCCACCGTCACGGTCGACCACCAGCGCGCGGGCAAGGTCCAGAACGATCTGCGGGCGGCCGGCCGCGAGGTGCGCGACGTGCGCTACGGAGAAGCCGTCGCGATCGAGATCGGGCTGCCCGACGCGGATGTGGAAGCCTTCCGCGGCTGGCTGGCGGACGCCACCGCCGGCAGCGCGGTGCTCGAGCTCGGGGGAGAGGCGTACGGGGATGCCTGA